In Rickettsia endosymbiont of Lasioglossum villosulum, the DNA window AAACGTAAATTTGAAATACAAATAAGAAGCGAAGAAATGGATAGAGATGCCGAACTTGGTAGAGCAGCCCATCTAAATTATAAAGCAGAACAAGATAAGCATTTGAAGAAAGTTTTTGATATTGCTAATGATACAATATTATATAGAGCTAGACAAATGGTAGAAAGCTTTAAAGGTTTAGAAGAGCAAATTATAGAATATGAAAAAGAAATTATGCGTGTTTGGCATACTAGATATGATGAAATGCTGAAATGGGAAAGTGGGGCTAAGTTATTAATATTTAGCCAAGAATAAATGTATACTCGTTTAATTTGAAAAATTGGCTACGTCGTTCTACAAGTACGCAGGTAGCCACGTATTAAGTATACGCTTCGCTCCTCGTCTTGTGAACTCCTTGCTCTTTTCCAAATTAAACTTCGTCTACCATATGGCAATCAATAGTATCGGACAGTTTTAAAAAAGGAATTGTCATTGCGAGAAAGTTATGTAGTAACTGACGAAGCAATCCAGTAAAATGCATAGCATTTATTAGCGGTATATATCAGTATCATTTTTCTCGCAATAACTTTTTCCCATCTCCAAAACCACAAAAAATATCATAAATTTTATCCCTGAAGGCTTTATTAACAACAATAAAGTTTAATAATTTATTAAGTTAAATTTCGTGATAAAAATATTACATTAGTTAAAACTTTATTAATAAAATATAACGCTTCTTTGTAATTGATTATTACCTATAATATAGTTAATCAGGTAGTTTAGTGGAGTTTCTTAACAAGCTTTAGTTTTTTCTGCGTTAGAAAATATACTTTTTTGTTTAATTCCAAATACTAAATTTTAACTTAAGAAATGGGAAAAAATTATGGCTCAAAAACCAAATTTTCTAAAAAGATTAATCTCAAAAAGGTTGATAAAAACAATTTCTACTGCAGCTTTTATTGCGGCTACCTCAAGTTCCGCTATGGGTGCTGGTGTTCAAAAAACTGTTAATGTTCCAACAGCAAGTTTTGGTACTGGAACAGATTGGCTTCCTGCTGTTGCTGTTGGGAACGGTGATTCCCTTTTATATAGTGCAACAGGCAACACGATAATAGGTAATGTTAATAATACTGTAACTATCAATAATAATGGTATTAATCCCATTTTACAAATAGGAACTGCTACTGCTGGTAATACTGTTGGAGTTGCAGGGGTTGTAGGTAGTAAGCAATTAACTATCATGATGATGAATGAAGCCTCTAATCTTATTTTAGGACCTAATGGTGTTGCTGCTGGAAATTTTGCTGTTGCTGGTGAAGTTGGTAGTTATGCTGGTTTATTAAATATAAATTTTTCCAATACAAATTCTAATATTTCAATTGAAACTGATGGCTTTACTTCAGATGTTACTTTTATTAGTAGTGGAGGTGTTAATGGTACTATTACCCTTAATGCAAAAGGTGTAACTCTTAATGGTAATATTACGAATCTTAAAGCTATTGATTTAAATAATAATAACTTAACATTTGGCGGTAATAATATTCAATTATTAGCTAATGGCAGTGCTATAACTTTTAGAGCTAATGAACAATTGACTCTAACTAGTGCAGCTGATATAGAAATTAATAGTAATATAGCTGTAACTAATGATCAGCAAGGTTCTATAGATGCGAGTGGTTTAGCAAGTGGACAAGGTTTAGTTATTAAGGGTGATATCGGTAATTATTCAACATCTGTAAGACTTGGACAGTTCAATATTGGTTCATCTGCAACTGATTTTAATGCTGGTAATGCTGCTATTGGTAACTTAATTTTTGGAAATAACGGAATAGCATTATTCGCTCACAATAACTATTTAATAACTAAAACTACAAATGCTAGCGGTCAAGGTACAATAATATTTAGACCTGTAGTTGCTGACAATACAAATCTTGTAGCTGGTACAAATTTGGGTAGTGCAGATAACCCGCTTGCAGAAATTAATTTTGCTGCTCCAGCTGGTACTAATACAGATACTATTCTTAACGTTGGTCAAGGCGTTAACTTATATGCTACTGAAATTACCATTGCAGGTGTTAACACTGGTTCATTTAACTTTAATGGTGGCGGAACAAGTATAGTAAGCGGTACTGTTGGTACAGATGCTAATAAATTTAACAATATAACATTAACTAATAATACTACTGTTAAATTCACAGATGATGTTATTTCTAATGGTGCTACTACAATCGGTGGTAATTCTACCTTACAAATTGCCAATGATTATATTGCAGATTCTATCCAAGCTAATGCTGCGGGTGATACAGGTACATTACAATTTGTTAATACTAAGGATATTCTTGTAACGTTAAAAGGTAATCCTAATCCTGATAACGCTTTAGCAGCATTACAAGTTTCAGGTAGTGCTGATGTAGCTATAGATGGTATCGTAAATGTTAACGGTGAAATTAGTCTTGGTGCAAATGTTTTAGGATTTACAAATGGTACTTCGACATGGGGAGATAATACGACTATTTCTACTACTTTGACATCAGATGAAGTTATGGGTAATATCGTTATCAGTGGTGGAGCAGACGTTAAGGTTGCAGGATTGAAAACCATTAAGGTACAAGATAATGCGAGTATAGACTTTATCGGTACAAGAGCCTATACTTTAATCCAAGGTGATATTAGTGCTGATAATGATGACATTGATCCTAACGTAGTTGGAACTAATCGTTATGTAATTTATGGTTTAAGCGGTAATAATGAAACATTAGTAACACGTACCATTGATATCGATAATATAGAAAATATACTTAATAATGATATTAGCGGTAATGGTAATCCAGTTATACGTCATAACCTTGTAACATTCTTAAATCCAAATAATACTGGTAATGCTGAACAAGCATATAACAATATCCTTTTAGCACAGAATACTAATGATGCAGCTACGTCGTTTGCTGCTACTCTTACCGATACAAGTACATCTGTTAATAATATAAATATAAATGTAGCGAAAGAAGAGCAGGGTTTAATTGGTTATAGAGTAGATGAGCTTAGATATCTTTGTACTCCTGAAAGCGATAAAATGGCATCAAGTGAAGGCGGTGTTGCTGCGGGTGATGAACCTATTGACAATGTAGCTTATGGTGTATGGTTTAAACCTTTATATGTAGATACGCATCAAAGCGAGAAAGGTGGTGTAGCAGGTTACAAAGCTAGAACTGTTGGTACTGTAATCGGTTTAGATACTCTAGCTAATGATAATTTAATGATAGGTGCTGCTATTGGTCTTGCTAAAACTGATGTAAAACACCAAAATTATAAAAGAGGTGACAAAACCACTATTGATAGCTTATCATTCTCTCTATATGGTGCACAGCAACTTGTTGCTAATTTCTTCATCCATGGTAATGCAATATTCAGCGTAAACCAAGTAAAGAACAGAAGCCAGCGTTATGTATTCGATAAGAACGGAAATAGAAGTACCCAAATTGCTTCTGCTAATTATAGCAATATGACCTTTGGTGGTAATTTTATGGTAGGTTATGATGCTAGTTTAATGGATGGTTACTCCAATGGCAGGTCTTAGTTACTTAAAATCATCAGATGAAAGCTATAAAGAAAGCGGTACAACATTTGCAAACAGACAAGTTTATAGTAAGTTTAGCGATAGAACTGATTTCATAGGCGGTGCTAAATTAATGGGTTACACCATGAATCTAACCGATCTTATAGTATATCCAGAAGCTCACGCTTTTGTGATTCAGAAAATAGGTGGTAGATTATCTAAAACACAGTATCAGTTAGAAGGACAAGTAAATCCATATATTACTCCATCAGATAAAACAGCCAGAACAACTTACAATCTAGGTTTAAGTGGAACAATAAGACCAGATACTAAAATGGAATACGGAATCGGTTACGATTTAAACATTGCAAAAAAGTTTATTTCGCACCAAGGTACTCTTAAAGTCCGCCTAAACTTCTAGTATACCTTTGATACTTCAAGATTTGAAAGCCAAATTTCGGGATTCGCCTGTGCTCACGTACTATTTGTACGCCTAGCTTAGCTCACCACTTATTTGACTTCCAACTCTTAAAGTATCTGCGGTATACGTAGATACAACTTCAAAAATTGGCTACATCGTCTTAATATATTTTTTAGAAAAAGTCCTCTTTGAAAAAAGGGGGCTTTTTTATTTAAAATAATTTTAAAAGAAGTGTATAATGATACGAAGAAACATAATTTTTTAGTATGATTAAACTTCTATATCCTAAATTTTGGCAAAAGCGGAATATTATAGCTTATATATTATTCCCTATAAGTCTGATATATCAATTTCTAGGATTTTTGCGGCATATTTTTGCACGTCCCATTATATTACCTGCTAAAGTTATTTGTGTCGGTAATTGCAGCGTAGGCGGTACTGGTAAAACGCAGATAGTTATGTATCTAGCTAATTTACTGAAGACCCAAAATATAGATTTTGTTATAGTCACTAAAGCTTATGGTAGTAACCTTAAAGAAGCAACTATTGTAAAAGCAGAGCATAGCACTCTAGAAGTAGGGGATGAGTCTGTAATACTTGCAAAGCACGGCACAATTATTGCTACTAAAAATATTAAGCAAATTTTACCTCTGATTCATGAACTTAAGCCCAGCATAATAATAGTTGATGACTTTCTACAAAATCCTTATTTTCATAAAGATATCACTATAGTTTCTGTAGATAGACAAAGGCTTTTCGGGAATGGATTTTTAATTCCTGCAGGTCCATTACGGGAATACCCAAATAGAGCTTTAAGTGTTGCTGATTTAATTTTTTTAGTGAGTAATAATTCTGATGAAATACCAGTTAGCTTAGCTTCTTATGCAAATAAGTTAATACAAGCACAAATAGTAGCTTCAAGCGATATAGACAAAAATAAAAATTATTTTGCTTTTAGCGGCATAGGTAATCCTGAACGTTTCTTCCTTACCTTAAAAAATCATGGTTTGAATATAGTAGGATATAAAATATTCCCAGATCATTATAACTATTTACAAGCAGATTTAGAAAATTTATATCTACTTGCTAAAACAAATAATGCTACTCTTATCACTACGAGAAAAGATTACGTTAAGATTGGTGATTCGAGTGATATTATTGTATGCTTAGATGTGAAGTTATCTATTAATAATCCTAATTTACTTTATGAAAAAATTTTTAAAAAAGATTAGATATCTAATTGAGTATGCTGTTGTTGTTATTTTTTTGAAGATAATTGGCATATTTGGTATAGATAAAGCAGCAGATATTTGTAGTTTTATAGCTCGCAAAATTGGTATATTATTTGCTGTTAATAAAATTGCCAGACGAAATATTAAAGCTGTTTTCGGTGATGCATTTGATGTAGAAAAAACTATAGACCAGACTTGGGATAATTTCGGTAGGTTCATAGGCGAGTTTGCTTATATTAATGAAATGGATGAGTTAGAACTAGAACGCCGGATTGAGATAATAGGTTTGGAAAATATTAAAAAGCTAAAAGGGCAGCCTTTTTTGTTTTTTACTGGTCATTTTGCTAACTGGGATATTGCTGTTAAAATTATTCATAAAATTTATCCTAAATTTGCTGTAATTTATCGTAAAGCTAATAATCCTTATGTTAATAAACTGATTAATGAGAGTCGTGCTAGTTCTAAGCTAAGACTTATTCCTAAAGGACCAGATGGTAGCAGAGCTTTAGTTAGAGCAATTAAAGGGCATGAATCTATTGCTATGCTTGTTGATCAGAAAATGAATGATGGCATCGAAGTGCCTTTTTTAGGTTATCCTGCCATGACTGCTAACGCTATTGCTAAAATAGCTTTGCAATATGGATATCCGATTGTGCCATGTCAAATTGTTAGGACTAAAGGTAGTTATTTTAAGTTAATAATCCATCCAAATTTAACCTGGGAGCAAACAGGCGATAGTAAAACAGATTGCTATAATATTATGCTTAATATTAACCAAATTTTAGAGGATTGGGTTAAGCAAAATCCTAGCCAGTGGTTCTGGTTTCATAATAGATGGAAAAAAATATAGTGAATTAAGAGACATCATTGCGAATGAGCGAAGTGAGTGCGGCAATCCAGGAAAAATAATAAGAAATGCTATAAATTAGTATTTTCTTACTAGATTGTTTCGTTAATTACTCGTAATTTCCTTGCAATGACAAGAAAAATGATCCATGCTGGCAATGTCTTCTTGTATAGGAATTGTTTTGCGGATCACCTCCAATCCTGTCATCTAGTTGCTTGACCGGCTTTGTTTTATGGATTATTTATGTCGTTCCTGCGGAAGCGGGAATCCAGGCTTTTATGTTGTCATCCCGTGGCTTGTCCACGGGATCCAGAAAAGCAACTTTTAATACTAATAATTTTAGTATTTTAAGCTGGATCCCGCGATCAAGTCGCGGGATGACAGAGGAAAAATTGATCCACGCAACAACGCCTTCCCGTGGAGGCGGGAATCCAGCATAAAGCGAGATACCTAAGCTTTTAATTTTAAAAACTTGCTGCTTTTATGTTTATTTTTCTGAATTCCTGCTTCTGCGGGAAAGCATTGTTGCGTGGATCGAAAGTCGTCTGAGCTATGCGAATGAAATGAGCGTGGCAATCCAGAAAAAATAATAAAAAATACTATAAATTAGCATTTTTTAGCTGGATTGCTTCGTCAATTACTTCGTAATTTCCTCGCAATGACAAGAAAAACTGATCCACGCAGACAAAGCCCCCATGAAGATGACAGGGGAATTTTATTCACCTGGGTAAAGCCAATTTAACACGTTATAAATTAATGGCAATTTAGCTTTAAAATTTCTATACTTCTTGGATGCTGTTCCCCAAATTTTTCTATATGATGATCACGGAAATTTTTATAAAAAGATTTGAGAGGTACATGACAACTTGCTTTAGCAGCGTTTAAATACATGATACTTATTGCATCTTCATTTTTATTAATTGATGCGAATGCATTTCCCTCAGCTACAAATGCTTTAGCTAAATATATGTCAGGTGAAGCAGCAACATCTTTATTGGATCTATTTGGATCTTTAAGGAAAGCTTCCACAGCTTTTTTAGCATATTCTAAAGCTTCATTATTATTTCCAAGTCCTAGTTTTACTATAGACATTTGGGTATAAATACGTCCAAATATCGGATATTCTTCTTTTTCTTTAGGTTTTTTCATATTATACACCTCTTCTAATAAAGGAAGAGCGTCATTATAATTTTTAAGGTTATTTAATATATCTATTTTAAGCAAATATAAGCCGGTAAGAAATACATCTTGAGGCTTCATGCCGTTATCAATACAAGCATCTATTGTAGCATTAATTTGCTTTAATGCTTCCTCATATTTACCTTGAGCAAGAAATAAGTGAGCTTTTGCATAATCTAATGTTGCAGCGTCTGTTTTATCTATTAGATTTTGATTAAACATATCTTGCATTATCTGGATATTTGCTTCTGCTTCCTTTAGATTTCCTAATTGAACATTAGATATAACTAAACCAAAAACTATATTACTTTTTGAGGTTCCATATTCTTTAACTCCCTCAAATACTTTTTTAGCTTTCATAAAATATTCAATTGCTTCTCTACTTTCCGAGTTCTTTGAATAATACCACCCTATGCGTCCTAAATAAGTAGCATACGCTCCTTTCTCGTCATTATCCATCATCAATAATTTAAAATTATTTTCTTTTTCGTTTTTGTCAAACCAATCAACTAATATTTTACTTCTTGTTAAATCACATGCTGTAACATATTGTATTAATAAGTTTAGTTTTAATTCTAAAATTTTATATATTGAGATATTATAATTTTCTGCATTTTGGGTAATTATTTCAATATTGTCCAACACAGTTTTATTTTTTCTAAAAACATTTCCTTTTATTAAACTTTTAGGGATAGTATTTAAAAGATTGGTGATAAGTTGATTGAGATTTTCTTTATTATCATTTTCATTAATCTGTAATATTTTTTCAACTATAACATCATGCATTTCAAATATTGGATTATTTTCATTTGGCTCAATATTAGTGATTAAAGCAAATTTGGAAATATTATAAATGTCATCATCTAAATGATCTTTATCCGAGGTGATAGAAATTAGAAATTCTTTTGAAAAACTTTGATTGTTAATTAAAGCTATTTCATTTAGTAATTTTTGGGCAGAAGGGCTTAACTCACTAATAGCAAGTGTAATATTTAGTTTAATTTTATCATCAGCTTCTTGTATTTTTTTCTTATATTCGTTTAAACTTAAACCTTGTACCTGATTCAATATTTGCGATCCTTGAACCATAAGAATTGGATAACCTTTAAATTCTTGGACTAAAAATTCTATCGATTCTGGATTATTACTTTCTAAAATATTTTCTACAAGCATTTTAGATTCTTTTTCCTCAAAAGCAGTAATTTTTACGATATTTGGTAATAATTCACTGTCCTGTGAACAAAATATAATATTGCCGTTATGTTCCCAATTAATAAAATTTGCTACTTTTTTATTCTGTCCTATTTTTAAATTATCAAATACTAGTAACCATCTGTTTTTACTGGTTAAATAGGTCATTAATTCTTTTCTTACTACATTGATATTTTCTGAAACTACCGCAGAATTTGCTTTTATATTAATAGCCTTTGCAAGATTTACTAATTGTCCATCAATATCTAAATTGCAATCTATAAACCAAATAATATCATAATC includes these proteins:
- the lpxK gene encoding tetraacyldisaccharide 4'-kinase, whose protein sequence is MIKLLYPKFWQKRNIIAYILFPISLIYQFLGFLRHIFARPIILPAKVICVGNCSVGGTGKTQIVMYLANLLKTQNIDFVIVTKAYGSNLKEATIVKAEHSTLEVGDESVILAKHGTIIATKNIKQILPLIHELKPSIIIVDDFLQNPYFHKDITIVSVDRQRLFGNGFLIPAGPLREYPNRALSVADLIFLVSNNSDEIPVSLASYANKLIQAQIVASSDIDKNKNYFAFSGIGNPERFFLTLKNHGLNIVGYKIFPDHYNYLQADLENLYLLAKTNNATLITTRKDYVKIGDSSDIIVCLDVKLSINNPNLLYEKIFKKD
- a CDS encoding tetratricopeptide repeat protein encodes the protein MKKYISIIIILLMSNNVFAREQISNLVTPVSYFIDHISQLKKIKSNLIKYKQSSLVGVSGMGKTQIARMYAYDKDNKADYDIIWFIDCNLDIDGQLVNLAKAINIKANSAVVSENINVVRKELMTYLTSKNRWLLVFDNLKIGQNKKVANFINWEHNGNIIFCSQDSELLPNIVKITAFEEKESKMLVENILESNNPESIEFLVQEFKGYPILMVQGSQILNQVQGLSLNEYKKKIQEADDKIKLNITLAISELSPSAQKLLNEIALINNQSFSKEFLISITSDKDHLDDDIYNISKFALITNIEPNENNPIFEMHDVIVEKILQINENDNKENLNQLITNLLNTIPKSLIKGNVFRKNKTVLDNIEIITQNAENYNISIYKILELKLNLLIQYVTACDLTRSKILVDWFDKNEKENNFKLLMMDNDEKGAYATYLGRIGWYYSKNSESREAIEYFMKAKKVFEGVKEYGTSKSNIVFGLVISNVQLGNLKEAEANIQIMQDMFNQNLIDKTDAATLDYAKAHLFLAQGKYEEALKQINATIDACIDNGMKPQDVFLTGLYLLKIDILNNLKNYNDALPLLEEVYNMKKPKEKEEYPIFGRIYTQMSIVKLGLGNNNEALEYAKKAVEAFLKDPNRSNKDVAASPDIYLAKAFVAEGNAFASINKNEDAISIMYLNAAKASCHVPLKSFYKNFRDHHIEKFGEQHPRSIEILKLNCH
- a CDS encoding lipid A biosynthesis lauroyl acyltransferase (Acylates the intermediate (KDO)2-lipid IVA to form (KDO)2-(lauroyl)-lipid IVA), translating into MKKFLKKIRYLIEYAVVVIFLKIIGIFGIDKAADICSFIARKIGILFAVNKIARRNIKAVFGDAFDVEKTIDQTWDNFGRFIGEFAYINEMDELELERRIEIIGLENIKKLKGQPFLFFTGHFANWDIAVKIIHKIYPKFAVIYRKANNPYVNKLINESRASSKLRLIPKGPDGSRALVRAIKGHESIAMLVDQKMNDGIEVPFLGYPAMTANAIAKIALQYGYPIVPCQIVRTKGSYFKLIIHPNLTWEQTGDSKTDCYNIMLNINQILEDWVKQNPSQWFWFHNRWKKI